One segment of Castanea sativa cultivar Marrone di Chiusa Pesio chromosome 3, ASM4071231v1 DNA contains the following:
- the LOC142628840 gene encoding uncharacterized protein LOC142628840 — MVKLSEGDEIRQLHIEVHGVPAYCMNIEECMSVEVEANGKPCYHGIKAYIKNNEYPSSATNSEKKFIWHMACQFFLSGEVQYKRYHDSTLLRCVDASKANHFMEEMHEDLLGAHASGPLLAGKIMRAGYY, encoded by the coding sequence ATGGTCAAGTTATCAGAAGGAGATGAAATACGGCAATTGCACATAGAAGTCCATGGCGTTCCAGCCTATTGCATGAACATCGAAGAATGTATGAGTGTCGAAGTCGAAGCCAATGGAAAGCCATGTTATCATGGTATCAAGGCTTATATCAAGAACAATGAATACCCGTCTAGTGCAACGAACAGTGAAAAGAAGTTTATCTGGCACATGGCCTGCCAATTTTTCTTGAGTGGAGAAGTCCAATACAAAAGGTACCATGATTCTACCTTGCTTCGATGCGTAGATGCCTCTAAGGCTAATCATTTTATGGAAGAGATGCATGAAGACTTACTTGGAGCTCATGCCAGTGGACCCCTGTTGGCCGGTAAGATTATGAGAGCCGGTTACTACTAG